Proteins encoded by one window of Kribbella italica:
- a CDS encoding phosphotransferase, with protein sequence MVRTLRSLPHPDSLRDHLAEVYQLPFTGCVLRRSLVNDVYELTTPAEAFVLKLYAGRPLADIRWEAGLSDHLLGKVATPAVQPLADGAATGVLALPEGDRPFVLTTFVDGRKPQPPFDDELYLAFGELIARFHLAAGTYTPVRRSAEHPDGLDRLVDEIVPLVSPADAEIVQALAAAVPGKVADGASRGIRHGDVSLDNVLVTPEGLNLHDFDLAGEGFLAADFCGVASTPYWQAFRTGYQRHREIAAADLAAIDWLGVAGRIANLSFHLVRKPQWYGTESRGEGWAAGELTELRLAARRLL encoded by the coding sequence ATGGTCCGCACCCTGAGATCGTTGCCCCACCCCGACAGCCTGCGCGACCACCTCGCGGAGGTCTACCAGTTGCCCTTCACCGGGTGCGTGCTGCGGCGCTCACTGGTCAACGACGTCTACGAACTGACCACGCCGGCCGAGGCCTTCGTCCTCAAGCTGTACGCCGGCCGCCCGCTCGCCGACATCCGCTGGGAGGCAGGACTTTCCGATCACCTGCTCGGCAAGGTGGCCACGCCCGCGGTCCAGCCGCTCGCCGACGGCGCGGCGACCGGCGTACTGGCGCTGCCGGAAGGCGATCGGCCCTTCGTCCTGACTACGTTCGTCGACGGTCGCAAGCCGCAGCCGCCGTTCGACGACGAGCTCTACCTGGCGTTCGGCGAGCTGATCGCGCGGTTCCACCTCGCGGCCGGGACCTACACACCGGTACGCCGGTCCGCCGAGCACCCCGACGGTCTCGACCGGTTGGTCGACGAGATCGTGCCGCTGGTGTCGCCGGCCGACGCGGAGATCGTCCAGGCGCTGGCGGCGGCTGTCCCCGGAAAGGTTGCCGACGGCGCGAGTCGCGGCATCCGCCACGGAGACGTGTCGCTCGACAACGTGCTCGTCACACCGGAAGGGCTGAACCTGCACGACTTCGACCTGGCCGGCGAGGGGTTCCTGGCGGCCGACTTCTGCGGCGTCGCGTCGACGCCGTACTGGCAGGCGTTCCGCACGGGGTACCAACGGCACCGCGAGATCGCGGCGGCGGACCTCGCGGCGATCGACTGGCTCGGCGTGGCCGGGCGGATCGCGAACCTGTCCTTCCACCTGGTCCGCAAGCCGCAGTGGTACGGCACCGAGTCGCGGGGCGAGGGCTGGGCGGCCGGCGAACTGACGGAGCTTCGCCTGGCCGCCCGCCGCCTACTGTGA
- a CDS encoding SDR family NAD(P)-dependent oxidoreductase — protein sequence MDLQLKDKTALVTGASRGIGLAVVEQLVEEGVRVVAAARTSTPELRQTGAYVVQVDLAQPDGPARLVEEALRELGELDLLVNNLGGGDGEVAGGFLGFDDATWEQVFAVNFFATVRATRAALPSLVGRRGAIVNVSSNSARMPTAGPVPYTTAKAALTAFGKALAGEFGPQGVRVNTVSPGPVRTALWESSEGYGGQLARQLGVPQEDLLAGLPAQQGMLTGRLIEPAEIADLIVQLCSPRAASIVGADYLIDAGIVKSA from the coding sequence ATGGATCTCCAGTTGAAGGACAAGACCGCGCTCGTCACCGGAGCCAGCCGGGGGATCGGGCTGGCCGTCGTCGAGCAGTTGGTCGAGGAAGGCGTTCGGGTGGTCGCGGCGGCCCGGACCAGTACGCCGGAACTGCGGCAGACCGGCGCGTACGTCGTACAGGTGGACCTGGCGCAGCCCGACGGGCCCGCGCGACTGGTCGAGGAAGCGCTCCGGGAGCTCGGCGAGCTCGATCTGCTGGTGAACAACCTCGGCGGTGGCGACGGGGAGGTCGCGGGCGGATTCCTCGGGTTCGACGACGCGACCTGGGAGCAGGTCTTCGCAGTGAACTTCTTCGCGACCGTGCGCGCGACCCGGGCGGCGCTGCCGAGCCTGGTCGGCCGGCGCGGGGCGATCGTGAACGTCTCGTCGAACAGCGCGCGGATGCCTACCGCCGGGCCTGTTCCCTACACGACGGCCAAGGCCGCGCTGACCGCGTTCGGCAAGGCGCTGGCCGGCGAGTTCGGCCCGCAGGGCGTCCGCGTCAACACGGTCTCACCGGGCCCGGTGAGGACAGCGCTCTGGGAGTCCTCCGAGGGGTACGGCGGTCAGCTCGCGCGCCAGCTCGGCGTACCGCAGGAGGACCTGCTCGCCGGACTCCCCGCCCAGCAGGGCATGCTCACCGGCCGCCTGATCGAGCCGGCCGAGATCGCCGACCTGATCGTGCAGCTGTGCTCACCGCGCGCCGCCAGCATCGTCGGCGCCGACTACCTGATCGACGCGGGCATCGTGAAGAGCGCCTGA
- a CDS encoding TetR/AcrR family transcriptional regulator, translating into MTDVSARPLRADAERTVRTILEAAERTLGRDPAATMEEIAAAAGVARTTVHRRFATREALILALATWASQQLAAAVEQARPDTSPPMVALYQATVNVLRVKISWGFSMNVNLAQGNEVAAIQAGVQAACDRLFAKLRDTGDLRADVDPVWARRVYYALIHEACQDVSAGRLDEADIDTIATQLIDTLLHGVGRPATR; encoded by the coding sequence ATGACCGACGTCTCTGCCCGCCCGCTGCGCGCCGACGCCGAGCGGACCGTGCGGACGATCCTGGAGGCGGCCGAGCGGACCCTTGGGCGCGATCCGGCCGCCACGATGGAGGAGATCGCCGCGGCCGCCGGGGTCGCCCGGACGACCGTGCACCGCCGGTTCGCCACCCGGGAGGCGCTGATCCTCGCGCTGGCGACCTGGGCGTCGCAGCAGCTGGCGGCCGCCGTCGAGCAGGCCCGGCCCGACACCAGCCCGCCGATGGTCGCGCTGTACCAGGCGACCGTGAACGTGCTCCGGGTGAAGATCTCCTGGGGTTTCTCGATGAACGTGAACCTTGCCCAGGGCAACGAAGTGGCCGCGATCCAGGCCGGCGTACAGGCCGCCTGCGACCGGCTCTTCGCCAAGCTGCGCGACACCGGCGACCTGCGGGCCGACGTCGACCCGGTCTGGGCCCGCCGGGTGTACTACGCGCTGATCCACGAGGCCTGTCAGGACGTCAGCGCCGGGCGGCTCGACGAGGCCGACATCGACACGATCGCCACCCAGCTGATCGACACCCTGCTGCACGGCGTCGGCCGCCCGGCGACCCGCTGA
- a CDS encoding FAD-dependent monooxygenase, translating to MSQSVLISGASIAGPALAYWLNRYGFDVTVVERAPELRRGGQAVDFKGRTHFAVLERMGILDAVRERRTGTTDTVFVDENDEQLMVMSGDFTGGDLEILRGDLSEILYERTAGDCEYLFGDSISALTDTEDGVEVAFEHGPARTFDLVIGADGIHSRVRKLAFGPERDFVKYLGHYYCVAGASPWSGAGSRDRQVAHGHNAPGKLAVTGGSKAQQLYMFASPELDYSRDDTAAQRDILRTVYADVRWQVPRMLDELDGFDDVYLDSLSQVRLNGRYTKGRVALVGDSAYGNTLGGFGTGLAVVGAYVLAGELAVAQGNHSQAYAQYDEIMKRYAKIAGNSNAGRFLAPRTATGIKLRNWFLGSRMFQLMTKYADKAANDIELRDYPAASSVDRANVRR from the coding sequence ATGTCCCAGTCCGTCCTGATCTCCGGCGCCAGCATCGCCGGACCCGCACTCGCGTACTGGCTGAACCGGTACGGGTTCGACGTCACCGTCGTCGAGCGTGCGCCGGAGCTGCGCCGCGGCGGCCAGGCCGTCGACTTCAAGGGCCGCACCCACTTCGCCGTGCTCGAGCGGATGGGCATCCTCGACGCGGTCCGGGAGCGCCGGACCGGCACCACCGACACCGTGTTCGTCGACGAGAACGACGAGCAGCTGATGGTGATGTCCGGTGACTTCACCGGCGGCGACCTGGAGATCCTGCGCGGCGACCTCTCGGAGATCCTGTACGAGCGGACCGCCGGCGACTGCGAGTACCTCTTCGGCGACTCGATCAGCGCGCTCACCGACACCGAGGACGGCGTCGAGGTCGCCTTCGAGCACGGTCCGGCCCGGACCTTCGACCTCGTGATCGGTGCCGACGGCATCCACTCCCGCGTCCGGAAGCTCGCCTTCGGCCCCGAGCGGGACTTCGTGAAGTACCTCGGCCACTACTACTGCGTCGCCGGCGCGAGCCCGTGGAGCGGCGCCGGATCGCGCGACCGACAGGTTGCCCACGGCCACAACGCGCCCGGCAAGCTCGCGGTCACCGGCGGCTCGAAGGCCCAGCAGCTGTACATGTTCGCCTCGCCGGAACTCGACTACAGCCGCGACGACACCGCGGCGCAGCGCGACATCCTGCGCACCGTCTACGCCGACGTCCGGTGGCAGGTCCCGCGGATGCTCGACGAGCTGGACGGCTTCGACGACGTCTACCTCGACTCGCTCAGCCAGGTCCGGCTGAACGGCAGGTACACCAAGGGCCGGGTCGCGCTGGTCGGCGACTCGGCGTACGGGAACACTCTCGGCGGGTTCGGCACCGGGCTCGCCGTCGTGGGCGCGTACGTCCTGGCCGGGGAACTGGCGGTTGCTCAAGGCAACCATAGCCAGGCCTACGCGCAGTACGACGAGATCATGAAGCGCTACGCCAAGATCGCCGGCAACAGCAATGCCGGCCGCTTCCTCGCCCCGAGGACCGCGACCGGCATCAAGCTGCGTAACTGGTTCCTGGGCTCGCGGATGTTCCAGCTGATGACCAAGTACGCCGACAAGGCCGCCAACGACATCGAGCTCCGCGACTACCCGGCTGCGTCTTCGGTGGATCGCGCGAACGTCCGGCGATAG
- a CDS encoding cytochrome P450, producing the protein MTETVLNIPFDDAFRFDPSPTFAELRENRPVARVRTLAGAEVWLVTRYDDVKLVLADPRFSRAAVVKQGAPRVALAKPMPNSLTTTDPPEHSRLRKLVSTTFAHRRIERTRPWVAELSAQLADDVAKAGDGADIRQLVALPLPIQVICQLLGVPYEDREQFREWTELGYSMKMAEKDLVENAMTELTAYIEALVERKLATADQPAEDLLDELVRAREQGDRLSQEELIAFGVNLLVAGHETSANQISSCVATLLRWPENWARLVDDHALVPSAVEELLRFNRFSEVGQLRVAVEDLELHGVQIKAGEGVMAALNSANRDPRVFTDPDELRLDRKENQQLSFGFGPHFCLGAQLARIELQESLLALLRRFPKLSLAKPAEELEWRRVLVSGLAELPVNLGH; encoded by the coding sequence ATGACGGAGACCGTGCTGAACATCCCGTTCGACGACGCGTTCCGGTTCGACCCCTCACCGACCTTCGCGGAGCTGCGGGAGAACCGTCCGGTCGCGCGGGTGCGGACGCTGGCCGGGGCCGAGGTCTGGCTGGTCACCCGGTACGACGACGTGAAGCTCGTGCTGGCCGACCCGCGGTTCTCGCGGGCCGCGGTGGTCAAGCAGGGCGCGCCGCGGGTCGCGCTGGCCAAGCCGATGCCGAACAGCCTGACCACGACCGACCCGCCCGAGCACAGCCGGCTGCGCAAGCTGGTGTCGACGACGTTCGCGCACCGGCGGATCGAGCGGACCCGGCCGTGGGTCGCGGAGCTGTCGGCGCAGCTTGCGGACGACGTCGCCAAGGCCGGGGACGGCGCCGACATTCGGCAGCTGGTCGCGTTGCCGTTGCCGATCCAGGTGATCTGCCAGCTGCTCGGTGTCCCGTACGAGGACCGCGAGCAGTTCCGTGAGTGGACCGAGCTCGGCTACAGCATGAAGATGGCCGAGAAGGACCTCGTCGAGAACGCGATGACCGAGCTGACGGCGTACATCGAAGCGCTCGTCGAGCGGAAGCTCGCGACCGCGGACCAGCCGGCCGAGGACCTGCTCGACGAGTTGGTCCGGGCGCGGGAGCAGGGCGACCGGCTGAGCCAGGAGGAACTGATTGCCTTCGGCGTCAACCTGCTGGTCGCCGGGCACGAGACGTCGGCGAACCAGATCTCCAGCTGCGTCGCGACGTTGTTGCGCTGGCCGGAGAACTGGGCGCGGCTCGTCGACGACCACGCGCTGGTGCCGTCGGCGGTGGAGGAACTGCTGCGCTTCAACCGCTTCTCGGAGGTCGGTCAGTTGCGCGTCGCGGTCGAGGACCTCGAGCTGCACGGCGTACAGATCAAGGCCGGTGAAGGGGTGATGGCCGCACTCAACTCGGCGAACCGGGACCCGCGGGTGTTCACCGATCCCGACGAGCTACGGCTGGACCGCAAGGAGAACCAGCAACTCTCCTTCGGCTTCGGCCCGCACTTCTGCCTCGGCGCCCAGCTGGCCCGCATCGAACTCCAGGAGTCCTTGCTCGCCCTGCTCCGCCGCTTCCCGAAGCTGTCACTGGCCAAGCCCGCCGAAGAACTCGAATGGCGCAGAGTCCTGGTCAGCGGCCTCGCCGAACTCCCGGTCAACCTCGGACACTGA
- a CDS encoding carbohydrate ABC transporter permease produces the protein MSGQKKDNVAAYLFLSPWLVGLFVITIGPMIASLYLAFTDYNLIQAPQWTGLENFTRMLSDQRLHNSLKVTFTYVFVSVPLQLAVALLLAVVLDRGVRGMAFYRSVFYLPSLLGSSVAIAILWKQVFGTDGLLNQVIAPLGFDGKGWISDPSTALGTLVVLNVWTFGAPMVIFLAGLRQIPAMYYEAASVDGAGPLRRFASITLPLLTPIIFFNLVLQIIHAFQSFTQAFVVSGGTGGPSDSTMFYTLYLYDRGFGNFDMGYASAMAWFLLVIIGVFTAANFVASKYWVFYDD, from the coding sequence TTGAGTGGGCAGAAGAAGGACAATGTCGCTGCCTACCTGTTCCTGTCCCCGTGGCTGGTCGGCCTGTTCGTGATCACGATCGGGCCGATGATCGCGTCGCTCTACCTGGCGTTCACCGACTACAACCTGATCCAGGCCCCGCAGTGGACCGGCCTGGAGAACTTCACCCGGATGCTGTCCGACCAACGGCTGCACAACTCGCTGAAGGTCACCTTCACCTACGTCTTCGTCTCGGTTCCTCTCCAGCTCGCGGTCGCGCTGCTGCTGGCCGTCGTACTGGACCGTGGCGTGCGCGGGATGGCCTTCTACCGTTCGGTGTTCTACCTGCCGTCGCTGCTCGGCTCGAGCGTCGCGATCGCGATCCTGTGGAAGCAGGTGTTCGGCACCGACGGACTGCTCAACCAGGTGATCGCCCCGCTCGGCTTCGACGGCAAGGGCTGGATCTCCGACCCCAGTACGGCGCTCGGCACGCTGGTCGTCCTGAACGTGTGGACCTTCGGCGCCCCGATGGTGATCTTCCTGGCCGGCCTGCGGCAGATCCCGGCGATGTACTACGAGGCAGCCTCCGTCGACGGCGCCGGCCCGCTGCGCCGGTTCGCGAGCATCACGCTGCCGCTGCTGACACCGATCATCTTCTTCAACCTGGTGCTGCAGATCATCCACGCGTTCCAGTCGTTCACCCAGGCCTTCGTCGTCTCCGGCGGAACGGGTGGCCCGTCGGACTCGACGATGTTCTACACGCTCTACCTCTACGACCGTGGCTTCGGCAATTTCGACATGGGCTACGCCTCGGCGATGGCGTGGTTCCTGCTCGTGATCATCGGGGTCTTCACCGCGGCGAACTTCGTCGCCTCGAAGTACTGGGTGTTCTATGACGACTGA
- a CDS encoding DJ-1/PfpI family protein: MRIDVLMFEGVAELDALATYTVFANARRRGLAVEPYLVTADGRTQVTGCYGTTFGDLVPWSPETARVLAVSGGWIVEEIASGVIPRQLAEAKAVGGDRLVLAGIDSGALLLGAAGLIAGRPATTHRVDLERLAEWAEVIDARVVDDGDLVTCGTGWFAGVDLACWLLERELGAAAEVVALEQWIGRDRQGTVWRR, translated from the coding sequence ATGCGGATCGACGTACTGATGTTCGAAGGAGTCGCCGAGCTCGACGCGCTGGCGACGTACACGGTGTTCGCCAATGCTCGGCGGCGCGGGCTGGCGGTGGAGCCGTACCTCGTGACGGCGGACGGCCGCACCCAGGTGACCGGCTGTTACGGGACGACGTTCGGGGACCTGGTGCCGTGGTCGCCGGAGACGGCCCGCGTGCTCGCGGTGTCCGGCGGCTGGATCGTGGAGGAGATCGCGAGCGGGGTCATTCCCCGGCAGCTGGCCGAGGCGAAGGCCGTCGGTGGGGACCGACTCGTCCTGGCGGGGATCGACTCCGGCGCACTCCTGCTCGGCGCGGCCGGGCTGATCGCCGGTCGGCCGGCGACCACCCATCGGGTGGATCTCGAGCGGCTGGCCGAATGGGCCGAGGTGATCGACGCGCGGGTCGTCGACGACGGGGACCTGGTCACCTGTGGCACCGGGTGGTTCGCTGGCGTCGACCTTGCGTGCTGGCTGCTGGAACGCGAGCTCGGTGCGGCCGCCGAGGTGGTGGCGCTGGAACAGTGGATCGGCCGGGACCGGCAGGGCACCGTCTGGCGCCGATGA
- a CDS encoding Gfo/Idh/MocA family protein, producing the protein MVKPRVAVVGVHGHGTSHVRHCIDLHSTGRIHFAAVADPQLAPPAKPGVGHGGRVTRVEELPEGTQVFADLESLLAGAEVDVVVISTPIHTHAPLAELALRAGADVLLEKPPAASLEEFGRLQRLVEETGRSCQVGFQVHGSKAARTMKQWVADGRLGEVRGIGTVGTWIRTQEYWQRARWSGRRELDGVAVVDGAVTNAFAHSSATALLVDGSGAADQVSSVETELYRANPIESDDTSTVRIRTTRGTTIVAALTLAAEPPGGDPRIIVHGSRGRAVLTYSSDRLDLTVDGITTTSTPSERDDLLLNLIEHRADPTVELLAPLEQLGGFTKVLEAVRLADPPREIDPAYVTWQGEGSQRHPVVTDVSKWAEQAAENLALFSELHTPWASQ; encoded by the coding sequence ATGGTGAAGCCAAGGGTCGCCGTGGTGGGCGTGCATGGGCACGGCACGTCGCACGTCCGCCACTGCATCGACCTCCACTCCACCGGCCGAATCCACTTCGCAGCCGTCGCCGACCCCCAGCTCGCCCCGCCGGCGAAGCCAGGCGTCGGGCACGGCGGGCGGGTCACTCGGGTGGAGGAATTGCCTGAGGGCACTCAGGTCTTCGCCGACCTGGAGAGCTTGCTCGCGGGCGCCGAGGTCGACGTGGTGGTGATCAGCACGCCCATTCACACCCATGCGCCCTTGGCCGAACTCGCCTTGCGGGCGGGGGCCGACGTCCTGCTGGAGAAGCCGCCGGCTGCTTCGCTCGAGGAGTTCGGTCGGTTGCAACGGCTGGTGGAAGAGACCGGGCGCAGCTGTCAGGTCGGCTTTCAGGTGCACGGGTCCAAGGCGGCACGGACGATGAAGCAGTGGGTGGCCGACGGGCGCCTGGGGGAGGTGCGCGGGATCGGGACCGTGGGCACCTGGATCCGTACCCAGGAGTACTGGCAGCGCGCGCGATGGTCCGGCCGGCGGGAGCTCGACGGTGTCGCAGTGGTGGACGGCGCGGTGACCAACGCGTTCGCGCACTCCTCGGCGACCGCTCTGCTGGTGGACGGATCGGGTGCTGCCGACCAGGTGAGCTCCGTGGAGACCGAGTTGTACCGCGCGAACCCGATCGAGTCCGACGACACCTCGACCGTCAGGATCCGCACCACCCGCGGTACGACGATCGTTGCCGCGCTCACCCTGGCCGCGGAACCGCCGGGCGGCGACCCGCGGATCATCGTGCACGGCTCCCGCGGCCGCGCCGTCCTGACGTACTCGTCCGACCGCCTCGACCTCACCGTCGACGGCATCACCACTACCAGTACGCCGTCCGAACGCGACGACCTGCTGCTCAACCTGATCGAGCATCGCGCAGACCCCACCGTCGAACTGCTCGCGCCACTGGAACAGCTCGGCGGATTCACCAAGGTGCTCGAAGCCGTCCGGCTCGCGGACCCGCCGCGCGAGATCGACCCGGCCTACGTCACCTGGCAAGGCGAAGGCTCGCAACGCCACCCCGTCGTCACCGACGTCAGCAAGTGGGCCGAGCAGGCCGCCGAGAACCTCGCGCTGTTCAGCGAGCTCCACACTCCCTGGGCTTCACAGTAG
- a CDS encoding TetR/AcrR family transcriptional regulator, whose protein sequence is MPAPTAVELLWGTQQRARRGPKPALSLERIVGEAIALADAEGLANLSMQRLAERLGFTKMSLYRYVPGKAELTALMLDTAIGTPPAPTPDWRAGLQIWADTIFARYSTHPWTIDLTTGQRHVGPNELGWMETALTALAGTGLTGSERLDTIVLLNGHVRSLVEQLAPPNASPDTYSTQLAETMAEVGHLYPAATAAFAEEATAGHTGNALQFGIDRILDGLAVLITQRGT, encoded by the coding sequence ATGCCGGCACCGACGGCGGTCGAACTGCTCTGGGGCACGCAGCAGCGCGCCCGGCGGGGACCGAAGCCCGCGCTGTCCCTGGAACGGATCGTCGGGGAGGCGATCGCGCTGGCCGACGCGGAAGGGCTGGCCAACCTCTCGATGCAGCGGCTGGCCGAGCGGCTCGGCTTCACCAAGATGTCGCTGTACCGGTACGTCCCCGGCAAGGCCGAGCTGACCGCGCTGATGCTCGACACCGCGATCGGTACGCCGCCCGCCCCGACCCCCGACTGGCGCGCCGGCCTGCAGATCTGGGCCGACACGATCTTCGCCCGCTACAGCACTCACCCCTGGACGATCGACCTCACCACCGGCCAACGCCACGTCGGCCCCAACGAGCTCGGCTGGATGGAAACCGCCCTCACCGCCCTGGCCGGCACCGGGCTCACCGGTTCAGAGCGCCTCGACACGATCGTCCTGCTCAACGGCCACGTCCGCAGCCTGGTCGAGCAACTCGCCCCGCCCAACGCGTCCCCCGACACCTACTCGACCCAACTCGCCGAAACGATGGCCGAGGTCGGACACCTCTACCCCGCCGCCACCGCCGCCTTCGCCGAGGAAGCCACCGCCGGCCACACCGGCAACGCCCTCCAGTTCGGCATCGACCGCATCCTCGACGGCCTCGCCGTCCTGATCACCCAACGCGGCACCTGA
- a CDS encoding carbohydrate ABC transporter permease, with product MTTETLPRSVPATSGTTLAWRRVRPALTHVALAATAVVMLYPVIWMVVSSLRPGNEIFRDPGILVRDLRIENYRIGWNALTEPFTRYLLNSAAVVLGSIVGNLVSCSMAAYAFARLNFTGKKFWFAIMLVTIMLPIHVVIVPQYILFSQAGWINTFLPLIVPKLLATDAFFVFLMVQFIRGIPRELDEAARIDGCGKGGIFLRVILPLMVPALATTTIFTFIWTWNDFFSQLIYLTDPKMYTVPVALRAFVDATASTSWGSLFAMSVVSLVPVFLAFLLGQRFLIKGIATTGIK from the coding sequence ATGACGACTGAGACGCTGCCCCGGTCGGTCCCGGCCACCTCCGGTACGACGCTCGCCTGGCGGCGGGTCCGGCCCGCGCTGACCCACGTCGCGCTGGCCGCGACCGCGGTGGTGATGCTCTACCCGGTGATCTGGATGGTGGTCAGCTCACTGCGCCCCGGCAACGAGATCTTCCGCGACCCCGGCATCCTGGTCCGCGACCTGCGGATCGAGAACTACCGGATCGGCTGGAACGCGCTGACCGAACCGTTCACCCGCTACCTGCTGAACTCGGCGGCCGTCGTCCTGGGCTCGATCGTCGGCAACCTGGTGTCCTGCTCGATGGCCGCGTACGCGTTCGCCCGGCTGAACTTCACCGGCAAGAAGTTCTGGTTCGCGATCATGCTGGTCACGATCATGCTGCCGATCCACGTGGTGATCGTGCCGCAGTACATCCTGTTCAGCCAGGCCGGCTGGATCAACACGTTCCTGCCGCTGATCGTGCCGAAGCTGCTGGCCACCGACGCGTTCTTCGTCTTCCTGATGGTCCAGTTCATCCGCGGCATCCCGCGCGAGCTGGACGAGGCGGCCCGGATCGACGGCTGTGGCAAGGGCGGCATCTTCCTGCGGGTGATCCTGCCGCTGATGGTGCCGGCCCTGGCGACCACCACGATCTTCACCTTCATCTGGACCTGGAACGACTTCTTCAGTCAGCTGATCTACCTGACCGACCCGAAGATGTACACCGTCCCGGTCGCGCTGCGGGCCTTCGTCGACGCCACCGCCAGTACGTCGTGGGGCTCGCTGTTCGCGATGTCGGTGGTCTCGCTGGTCCCGGTCTTCCTCGCGTTCCTGCTCGGCCAGCGGTTCCTGATCAAGGGCATCGCCACCACCGGCATCAAGTAG
- a CDS encoding ABC transporter substrate-binding protein, whose amino-acid sequence MRPLPRLTAPPRRRVRALAAVAMAAALLATSACGGDSGGGGDSAGGEVTLRFNWWGSDTRHKITQQVIDSFQKENPNIKIKGEFGEWAGYWDKLATTVAANDAPDVIQMDEKYLREYADRGALLDLKKADGLDTGKFEPDTLGAGEFDGGLYGLNAGINAFTIVANPAVFKAAGVAIPDDTKWTWDEYARTAAEISQKLNGKGWGTAAYGTNDASLNMWARQQGESLFTEDGKLGVSKDKLTQYWTNLLALQASKATPSAEFTSQDMTAPLDQSGMATGKLAMGYAWSNQLNALSKASGQQLKLLRLPSATGKAAENGAYYKGSMFWSISSRSKHPKEAAKFVSYLANNTSAGNLLLAERGVPPNTEIRAAVTSKLQPADASSAAFIQAIAKELGKPSPPPPVGGGQVEKIIQRYTTEVLFGRLPPADAAQKFLDEMNNELAK is encoded by the coding sequence ATGAGGCCGCTCCCCCGACTGACCGCACCGCCGCGCCGGCGGGTGCGGGCCCTGGCCGCCGTCGCGATGGCCGCCGCCCTGCTGGCCACCAGTGCCTGCGGGGGCGACTCCGGCGGTGGCGGTGACTCCGCCGGCGGAGAGGTCACTCTCCGGTTCAACTGGTGGGGGTCCGACACCCGGCACAAGATCACCCAGCAGGTGATCGACTCCTTCCAGAAGGAGAACCCGAACATCAAGATCAAGGGCGAGTTCGGCGAGTGGGCCGGCTACTGGGACAAGCTCGCCACCACCGTCGCCGCCAACGACGCGCCCGACGTGATCCAGATGGACGAGAAGTACCTGCGCGAGTACGCCGACCGCGGCGCGCTGCTCGACCTGAAGAAGGCTGACGGGCTCGACACCGGCAAGTTCGAGCCGGACACGCTCGGCGCCGGCGAGTTCGACGGCGGCCTGTACGGGCTGAACGCCGGCATCAACGCGTTCACGATCGTGGCGAACCCGGCCGTGTTCAAGGCCGCCGGAGTGGCGATCCCGGACGACACGAAGTGGACCTGGGACGAGTACGCCAGGACCGCGGCCGAGATCAGCCAGAAGCTGAACGGCAAGGGCTGGGGTACGGCGGCGTACGGGACGAACGACGCGAGCCTGAACATGTGGGCGCGGCAGCAGGGCGAGTCGCTGTTCACCGAGGACGGCAAGCTCGGGGTCAGCAAGGACAAGCTCACGCAGTACTGGACGAACCTGCTCGCCCTGCAGGCGTCGAAGGCGACGCCGTCGGCGGAGTTCACCTCGCAGGACATGACGGCGCCGCTGGACCAGTCGGGGATGGCGACCGGCAAGCTCGCGATGGGCTACGCCTGGAGCAACCAGCTGAACGCGCTGAGCAAGGCGTCGGGCCAGCAGCTCAAGCTGCTGCGGCTGCCGAGCGCGACCGGCAAGGCGGCCGAGAACGGCGCGTACTACAAGGGCTCGATGTTCTGGTCGATCTCGTCGCGGTCGAAGCACCCGAAGGAGGCCGCGAAGTTCGTCAGCTACCTGGCCAACAACACCAGCGCCGGCAACCTGCTGCTGGCCGAGCGCGGCGTCCCGCCGAACACCGAGATCCGCGCGGCGGTAACGTCGAAGCTGCAGCCCGCCGACGCTTCCTCCGCGGCCTTCATCCAGGCCATCGCCAAGGAGCTCGGCAAGCCGTCGCCGCCCCCGCCGGTCGGTGGCGGACAGGTGGAGAAGATCATCCAGCGCTACACCACCGAGGTCCTGTTCGGCCGCCTGCCACCGGCGGACGCCGCGCAGAAGTTCCTCGACGAGATGAACAACGAACTCGCCAAGTAA
- a CDS encoding helix-turn-helix domain-containing protein translates to MTEHLAEPLTLATLAAQASMSTRTLSRRFRAQTGTTPLRWLINQRLHRARELLETTDLSVDQIAAAAGFGSPVILRQHFARVLSTTPSRYRRTFARSTEDAAG, encoded by the coding sequence ATGACCGAACACCTGGCCGAACCTCTGACCCTGGCCACCCTGGCTGCCCAGGCCTCCATGAGCACCCGAACCCTGAGCCGGCGGTTCCGCGCCCAGACCGGCACCACACCGCTGCGGTGGCTGATCAACCAGCGCCTCCACCGTGCTCGCGAACTCCTCGAGACGACAGACCTGAGCGTCGACCAGATCGCCGCGGCCGCCGGATTCGGCAGTCCGGTGATCCTGCGCCAGCACTTCGCCCGCGTGCTCAGCACCACGCCGAGCCGCTATCGCCGGACGTTCGCGCGATCCACCGAAGACGCAGCCGGGTAG